ATTCCCTCCTTTTGCAACCACCTCAATCAGATCGGTAATGACTGCATTGGCTGTTTTGAATTTAGCATTTGGCGTCCATCCCCAGTCAGGACTTAGAGGCATGCAACTTTCCCAGGGGTAGGGTAGTTGCTGATCCGGAATTGAACGTTCCGGAGTTTGATAATTTTCATATTTTCCATGAATGGTTCTATCTACGATCAGTAGGTCAGTTTGATGAGAACGTGCCATTTTTGCGATAGATTCCATTTTTATGTCTTGTCGGGGAGCAGCTACCCATCCACCATCTAACCAGAGAATATCAATTTTACCATAATTACTCATCAATTCTTCAATCTGGTTATAAGTGAACTTCTGAAATGCCTTCCATTGTTCAGGATGTCTGTTAATGTTATAATTTACATTTCTGTTAGGTGTAGCATATCTTGGCCACCAATAATATTCACAGTGCCAATCAGGTTTTGAGAAATAGGCTCCGATCATAAAATCTTTTTTTCGGAATGCATCGAATACATATTTAGCAACATCAGCTTTAGGGTTATCTTTGAATGCACTATTCATGATTGAAAAATTTGTTTGCTTGGTATTAAACAAATTAAATCCGTCATGATGTTTAGTTGTGAAAATCATATATTTCATTCCACCAGCTTTGATCACCTCTGCCCATTGTTCCGGATTGAAATCAGTTGGATTAAACTTATCAATCAGTTTGTAATATGCTTTTTTGTAATCCTCATAAGCTATTGTGCTATCTCTTGGTATCCAGTCTACATCCTCAGAACAGATGGACCATGACTCTACAATACCAGGAATTGAGTACAACCCCCAATGAAAAAGGACACCAAATTTCATGTCTTGCCATTTGTCTAATTGGTTTAGAACATTCTTCTCTTCAGGCCATTGATACTCGGTTGAACGTTGATGAACGAATCCTTGCTGAGCTTGCAACTTGATGGATGGCGATAACAGCAATAAACCAGCGGTAAAAAAAACGGTTCTAATTAATATATCTTTTTTCTTCATATTATTTCAAGCTTAAACAATAATCAATGAGATTAAGAGCATCTGGCACTCTAGTAAAATCAAGATTGTTTTTATTAATGTAGCCATTTATAAGCTCCTTTTTCTCCTTAAATAAGTTTAGTAAATTTTTTTTGCTTTTGCATACCACCATTTTACCTTTTGTCTCAAACAAGTATCGATTTTCATTTATTCTTGAATAGACTTCTGTACTCTGATTCAGATATTTACCCCTCTGCCAGTAGTTCGTGTTTATACTTTCAACTTTAGATTGAGTTACTTGTCCATAAACCCCTTTAAATCCCCTATTCACATCTTTTAGTAACCAATCGATGTATACAACTCCGTTTTCGAGTGCTATGCATTCCAGATAAGTTCCGTTTGCATAAATAAACTTATGAGATCCGATAAGTATGCTGTCTACTTGTTCCTTATTCATGAGAATCATCTCATTCTCGCCATCCATGTACATCATAGCTTTGTTGGATGCATCATAATTTAGCGGTGCATTAATTCTTGTCATATTAAACAATTTAACTGTGCCTTGAGAATACTTATCAAAGAGCATAATCCGTTTTTTCTGAGCGAAGTTAGTCAGCGGGAGTGCCATAATTGCTACTAAAAAGATAATTCGTTTCATGGTTTATAATGATTAAGATTGATCTGTAAATATACAAAAAGCATAAGAGGCTGATATCAAAATAGTTATTTTGATTCAGCCTCTTAATTTATTTTAAGAGTTCAGTACACTTAGTACAACATTATAGTGCAGGACCTGCTCCGAATTGAGGAGCTCCCTTATCTTGCCATACTCTTTCACTATTGAGCAATGTCCCGCTTTGGTTAGAACCCGGAGTGAAACCTTGTGACTTATAAGCTTTAATCAGTACATCATACATCAAGTCAGTCGGTGATGGTGAACCAACCTCGAAGCGACGAGGTATAGCATTATTTGGAACTACGGAACCAAAGTTTTCCCATTTAATCAATGTTGAACCTTCTTTAGGGCAACCTGAACGACGAACAGTTACAAACTGATCGCATGGGAACAAAGTGAAATGAAGAAGTTCCTGAATATAAACTTTCTCTAAATCGCTTGCTTTGTCACCTGTAAGTTGATAATCTGGGTTAGACGCCATAGCATCAATTTCGCCACTCTTAAGGTCAATGGCAACTTCATTTGGATCATAGCCATATGTTGTTCCGTAGTAAGGAATCTTATTCAAGCTTGCCAAACGGTCGTATTCCTCAACAGAAGCTCTGATTGCTTTGTTGAAATAGGTACTTGCACTCTGAGGTAAGTTTGCTCCTAACAATTTTAATTCTGCAAGGTATAAGTTCACTTCAGCTGTTGACATATACATACCATACCAAGGATTATCATTGGTATCCTGAATAACTGGATCGCCAGGTAGTGTTGGCAAGGTAAAGTCAATTCTACCGATAATCATTTCCTGCTGGAACATAGAGAACGGTTGATAGCTACGAGTTGAAGTCAGTTTAAAACGATTTGAATCGAAATAGTCTGCATTATTGCTATCATATTGAGCATTCATTTCAACTGGGAGTCCATAGTAACGTACCCAAGGTTCGCCCATACCTTTCCACTGAACGAATGTTTTTTTACCGCCATTTTCAGTATACACCACATTGTCTAATACATATTTTGGAACATCTTTTCCAGCGTCAAAGAAAGCTTGAACAACTTTAGAACTCCATTGATTTTTCTGATAGAAGAATCTTACACGTGGGTCTTTATTCTTAATCATGAAGTTGATAACTCTTTGACTTGGTGCAGTGCCCTGTAAGAATCCATTGCTCCAATGGTATACTTTGTCACCGTCATTAGCAGTTACAGATTTTGCTTTGTTGAAAACAAAGTTGTCACTTGTTCCATCGAGCACGCCACAAGATGCATTTGCTACTGTTGAAGCAATCTCTAACGCTTTCGCTTTATTCTGAGCTAATAAACGAACAGCAATTTTCAATCTCAAAGAGTTTGCCAATTTTGCCCATTTTGATGCGTCACCCTTATAGATTACATCTTGATTTGTTGGGAAGGTCTGGTTGGTAGATGTGGTCAATGTTTTTACAGCATCATCCAACATGCTTAACCATAGTGTATACAGAGTCTCAATTTTATCATATTCCGGAGTTAGTGTACCTCCATAGCGGGCACGACAAGCGTCAATAAATGGTCTGTCACCATACATGTCACTATCAAAAACTCCAAGATATGCTGTTAGTACATCTATACATGCTGCCATATTAGCATATTTGGCCGATTCTTCTTTAGACATGGTTGAACGTAAATGTTCCAGATCACGTGCATAATTCAATACACTGATATATTGTCCTCCTTGCTCGCCTGTAGCAGTTGTTTCAGTGTAAGTAGAGTTAAATCCTGTAGTCGGTACTCCCATTTGTCCCCATCTGTATGTCATAGCTGCGTTGTAGAACCAATAGGTATAACCGGACGGTTCAAAATTGATAACTGCCTGAGCAAATAGATATGAGGGCTCTGCTTTGACTACATCAGAGGGGTTGGAATTTAAATCTGCAAATTCTTCACGGCATCCGGAAAAGATTACAAGAGAGCCAAGAAGGGCAGACATTAATAATGATTTATATTTTTTCATTTTGTTCTTCTTATAATGATTAAACATTCGTTTAATAGATCCAATTAGAAATTAGCATTAATTGTGAACATGTAGTTCGCTGTATATCCAGAGAATGTACGTACGCGGAATTCTGTAGCAGATGTACCACGAACAGATTCAGGATTTTCACCGTTAGGCATGTTATTCAGAAGGTAACCAAGGTTACGTCCTGTAAGAGTCAGGTTAATGCTGTTGGCTTTCAGCTTTCGGCTGAAGCTATCAGGTACACGATAGTTCAATGATACTTCACGTAATGCGATATAGTTTAATTTTGAAACCCAGTCGTCATTAACAACACCTTGTCCCCAACTATTTACACGGTAGTTCCAGATTGATGCATGTGTTGGTTCAATCTTACCTTTTCCTAACAAGTCTTTGAATGTTTCACCACCTGTAGCAACTGTATAAGAACTTCCGTCGGCCTGAGTAATCTTTGTTCCTGCTGGGAAAATACCTTCAGGAATTACGCCATCGTCATAAGTTAAATTATCGAACTTAGAAGTCCAGGTTGTACCACCATATTCGGGAGCTGAGTATCTTAATGAAGCTTTTGTATAGCCGTAAGCTGTACCATATCTAGAACCATAAGAAGCGACATAGCCTCCGAATCTCATATCAAATGAAGCGTTGATGCTCCAGTTTTTATAGCTCAGACTAGTTGATAATGATCCAAGGAAATCAGGAATCATTGAACCTACCTCTTCCACTTTTCCACTTCTTGCATAATATGCATAACGATTTGAATCGCTCCATTTCAGGATTGGCAAACCAGTCTTTTCATCAATTGCTTTTTTAGAATCTGACATCAGGATACCATAAGAATAACCTACTTTGGCAACAGAACCGATACGATAGTTACCATAGTCTGGAGTACCATCAAGTGTAATGTAGTCTGCTACATTCTTGTGTAATGAAATAATCTTATTCTGATTCTTGGTGTATGTGAAGTCTAATGTCCACTTCCAGTCCTTGTTTTGGAAAGGAACTGTATTCAGTGCCAATTCTACACCCTGATTTTGGATATTACCGGCATTGATTTTCTGTGCACTGATACCTGATACATAAGGTACTGAGATCGTCATAATCTGATTCTTTGTATTTTCCTTATAGTATGTTGCATCCAGACCAATTCTGTTATTGAAGAAACGCCAGTCAAGTCCTACTTCCCAAGCATTTTTACGTTCAGGTTTCAGATTATTCGAAAATACAGTATTATTCAATGACAACGAATAAACATTTCCGTTTAAGGTATTGGATGTACCAAGAGAATAGGCCGTGTTAATAATATAAGGATCTGTATCATTACCTACCTGTGCCCATGATGCGCGAACTTTTGCAAAAGAAATAGCGCTTGGTAACTTAAAGGTTTCGTGTAGTAACCATGATCCGGAAACTGATGGATAGAAGTATGAATAGTCTCCATGCTTATCAGAGTAAACCAATGCAGATGACCAGTCATTACGTCCTGTTACATCTAAATAAACCTGGTTTTTCCAACTAACACTTCCCTGGAATGCTACTGATAACATTCTCTTTTGTCCTGAGATATTTCCATTATAGCTGACGGCGTCTTTAGAATTTCCTAAGAAATATTGTCCAGGAACAATCAATCCTCCAGATGTATTCATTGAAGTAGCTTGTTCAATGTTGTTGTAATATTCACCACGAACAAAACCACCAACGTACCAATCACCTAATGGTTTGTTGAAATTGAATGCTGCGTTGAAATTGGTTTGTTCCTTAGTGTACATGTTCATTCCATAGTAACCAGAATTTGTATTTGCATATCCAGTCCCTAAATCCTTCTCTTCAGATCTGCGATAGTAGTAGTTATAAGTACCTTCAGCTCTGAAACTTACCCAATCTGTTATTTTTGCATTTAAGATTAGTCCCGGACGAACAGATGTCTCTTTCTGAGTGTATTCGTTCTCATAAACATTCCACCATAAACTACGTCCTGGTACTGTTCCATATTCGTCACCAAAGTCGGTGCTTGCAAGCCCACCATGATTACCTTTATATTTATGTTTAAAGTAACTAGGGTCATATGCACGTGGCCATGTTCCATCGATATAATATTCACCAACGTTAGGTTGTGCATTCTTTGGATTTGAATTGGCAAATGTGATACTGGCTTCAAGATTCACTTTGCTTGTAATATCATGAGATGCTTTTGCCATCGCTGATAAACGATTAAAACTGTTGTTTGGCAATGTTCCTTCATTATATTTGTATGACAAAGATGTGTAGAAAGTTGTTTTATCGTTACCACCACTTATTGCTACGTTTGTATTGCTGTTAAAGCCGAGATCATAAGTGTCTTTAAAGTTGTTTTTAACAGCATTGTACGGTCTGTATGTATGGTCGTAGTATTCAATGTTTGAACCATCGAATGCTGGACCGAATCCAGCACCTTGCCAGTCGCTACTTAATACAGTATTTTTACCATCTGCATTAGTGAAAAACTGATGTTTATTATCAAAACGATAATAGTTGCCATTAGAATCTTTTTTTCCATAATCTACATAACCAGAAAATGCACCGTCACCATAAACATTCTGAAGGTCTGGTTGTGCAAAAACGTAGTCTACACCAAAAGTTTGTGATAAATGAACGCCGATACCTTTATTCTTTGTTCCACTCTTGGTAGTGATTACTACGGCACCATTAAGACCGCGTGATCCATAAAGAGCTGTTGCAGCTGCACCTTTCAGTACAGAAACAGTTTCAAAATCGTCTGGGTTCAGATTCTTTAATTCATTACCATAGTCATTTGCAGCTTGATTCCAGTCAGCATCTCCTGATTTTGAAATGGCATTATCTAAAATAATCCCGTCAACAACATAGATTGGCTGATTATTTTTACCCAAGGTAGAAGCACCACGGATCAAAATCTTAGTAGAACCGAACATACCACCGTCTGATTGTGCAATTTCAACACCGGCAACTTTACCTTGCAAAGCTGCAACAGGGTTGATAACATTTGCATTCAACTGGTCGCCGTTTAATTCTGTAACTGCATATCCAAGTGCTTTTGTTTCACGTTTGATACCTAAAGCTGTAACCACAACTTCCTTAAGTATTTGTGAACTCTCTTTCAATGTAATGTTAATTGTGGTTTGTCCATTTACTTCAACAACTTGAGATTCCATGCCAAGGAAAGAGAAAACTAATTTCCCTTTTGAGGGTACTTTTGAAAGTACATAATTACCATCCATATCAGTAATTGTACCGTTTGTTGTCCCTTGGACTGAGATGTTCGCTCCGATAATCGATTCACCTGACGGATCTTTTACAGTTCCTTTTACAGTCAATGTTTGTGCCATTGCTGTGACAGAAACTAACGATAGAATGAGCACAAAGACTTTCTTAAAAAAGAAAGAACTAAATTCTGCTTTTTTTTTCATTCTTGCATGTGTTTTTAGTTAAACTTACTTGGTTTATAAGATGCTTTTATTGATTTAGTTAGCTACAGACTCCATTTCGGATCCTGTATCTTGAATGCAAAGATAATATGGATTGCAAAATAAACAAAATAATTTGATTGATTTGTTAATGTTTTTAAGAATAAATATTTGTATAATATGAATCAAAAAGGAAAAATCATTAATTTATGGGTTATTTATAATAAACTGCTATTTATTTTTTATAAAATATTACATATTATAAAACAACAAAAAGGAGATATTGTTTTCAAAACAATAATTGATTATGATTTTAGGGTCTATATTCTCCTTTATAATTGTTTGTGATGGGAATATTAAGGTCATAATTGTCCAGAGTAACAATAATGTTTATGGTATTTTTTTTGAATGACCTCTTGGAATAACATAAATTAATTAACAATGTTAAAATATGTTTTTGAGAGGAGCGCGTTTACAGAATTTAAATATTAAAGCAGTGTTATTTAAGAAATTTAAAAAATAGAAAGGCAAAGAAAAGGAAAATAGATGTTTTATGACGAAAAAAGAGCATTAAATCATTTGATTTAATGCTCTTTTAAGGTGGTGCCACCAGGAATCGAACCGGGGACACAAGGATTTTCAGTCCTTTGCTCTACCAACTGAGCTATGGCACCTTTGTGATTGCGGATGCAAAGGTAGTGATTCTTTTTAAATATGCAAACTAAAACAAAGAAAAATGCCGATAAACAGTGCATTTTCTGTATATCGGCATTTTGAGGGATATCCTTATTTGCACAGGATGAATTAGTTAGCACCTTATTTTAATGCATTCCATCCTTGCGCTTTTAATTCAAATTCCTGACCGTCTCTTGTGATTAAAGCGCATCCAAGTTCTTGTTTTGTGATATGTCCTATCAGTTTTACCCCTTCAATTTCCGCAACTTTATCATGGTCGGCAATGGGAACTGTGAAAAGAAGCTCGTAATCTTCTCCGCCATTCAGAGCACAGGTTGTAAGATTCATATTGAATTCTTCTGCCATAACCGCTGTTTGGTAATCAATAGGGATACGTTCTTCATAGATGCGACAACCTACCTTGCTTTGCGTGCAGATATGCATCATCTCCGATGATAGCCCATCGGAGATGTCCATCATGGAGGTGGGAACGATGTTCAACTTAGCCAGTTTTTCGATGATATCTTTGCGTGCAGCTGGTTTCAACTGCCTTTCAAGCAAATATTCCTTTCCGGCAAAGTCGGGTTGCATATCTTTTTCACCTTTTAATACCGCTTTTTCTCTTTCCAAAAGTTGAAGTCCCATATATGCTGCCCCCAAGTCACCGCTTACACAAACCAGATCGGTATCTTTTGCCCCGTGACGGTAGACTACCTTTTCCTTGTCAGCTTCACCAATGCAGGTAATGCTTATTGCAAGTCCTGTCATTGAAGAGGAGGTGTCACCGCCAACTATATCTACATCATGCTCTTCGCAGGCAATTCTCAGTCCGGCATAGAGATCTTCCATATCTTCAATGCAGAATCTTTTGGATAGGGCGATGGAAATAATCATCTGTTTGGGACTTCCGTTCATTGCGTATATATCAGATATATTCACGATGGCGGCCTTGTATCCCAAATGTTTTAAAGGAACGTATGTTAAATCGAAATGGACGCCTTCCATTAGCAGATCGGTTGTAACCAACACTTGCTTTTCAGGATATGAGAGTACTGCTGCATCGTCGCCAACGCCGTATATAGTCGATTCGTTCTTTATCTCAATCCCCTCGGTCAAATGGTTGATAAGTCCAAATTCTCCTAAAGTTGCTATTTCTGTTCTTTTTCTTTCTTGCATATATTTATATTAGTTTATACCCTGTTGATCATTTCGCGCATGATATATGTCATCTTGGGTTGTGCGGCATCGGCTGCTTTTTGAACATCTTCATGAGATATTTCAACAATTTTACCTTCAACGCCAAGGTCGGTGATGATGGAGAT
The Bacteroides sedimenti genome window above contains:
- the thiL gene encoding thiamine-phosphate kinase, which encodes MQERKRTEIATLGEFGLINHLTEGIEIKNESTIYGVGDDAAVLSYPEKQVLVTTDLLMEGVHFDLTYVPLKHLGYKAAIVNISDIYAMNGSPKQMIISIALSKRFCIEDMEDLYAGLRIACEEHDVDIVGGDTSSSMTGLAISITCIGEADKEKVVYRHGAKDTDLVCVSGDLGAAYMGLQLLEREKAVLKGEKDMQPDFAGKEYLLERQLKPAARKDIIEKLAKLNIVPTSMMDISDGLSSEMMHICTQSKVGCRIYEERIPIDYQTAVMAEEFNMNLTTCALNGGEDYELLFTVPIADHDKVAEIEGVKLIGHITKQELGCALITRDGQEFELKAQGWNALK
- a CDS encoding SusD/RagB family nutrient-binding outer membrane lipoprotein, which encodes MKKYKSLLMSALLGSLVIFSGCREEFADLNSNPSDVVKAEPSYLFAQAVINFEPSGYTYWFYNAAMTYRWGQMGVPTTGFNSTYTETTATGEQGGQYISVLNYARDLEHLRSTMSKEESAKYANMAACIDVLTAYLGVFDSDMYGDRPFIDACRARYGGTLTPEYDKIETLYTLWLSMLDDAVKTLTTSTNQTFPTNQDVIYKGDASKWAKLANSLRLKIAVRLLAQNKAKALEIASTVANASCGVLDGTSDNFVFNKAKSVTANDGDKVYHWSNGFLQGTAPSQRVINFMIKNKDPRVRFFYQKNQWSSKVVQAFFDAGKDVPKYVLDNVVYTENGGKKTFVQWKGMGEPWVRYYGLPVEMNAQYDSNNADYFDSNRFKLTSTRSYQPFSMFQQEMIIGRIDFTLPTLPGDPVIQDTNDNPWYGMYMSTAEVNLYLAELKLLGANLPQSASTYFNKAIRASVEEYDRLASLNKIPYYGTTYGYDPNEVAIDLKSGEIDAMASNPDYQLTGDKASDLEKVYIQELLHFTLFPCDQFVTVRRSGCPKEGSTLIKWENFGSVVPNNAIPRRFEVGSPSPTDLMYDVLIKAYKSQGFTPGSNQSGTLLNSERVWQDKGAPQFGAGPAL
- a CDS encoding SusC/RagA family TonB-linked outer membrane protein, which encodes MKKKAEFSSFFFKKVFVLILSLVSVTAMAQTLTVKGTVKDPSGESIIGANISVQGTTNGTITDMDGNYVLSKVPSKGKLVFSFLGMESQVVEVNGQTTINITLKESSQILKEVVVTALGIKRETKALGYAVTELNGDQLNANVINPVAALQGKVAGVEIAQSDGGMFGSTKILIRGASTLGKNNQPIYVVDGIILDNAISKSGDADWNQAANDYGNELKNLNPDDFETVSVLKGAAATALYGSRGLNGAVVITTKSGTKNKGIGVHLSQTFGVDYVFAQPDLQNVYGDGAFSGYVDYGKKDSNGNYYRFDNKHQFFTNADGKNTVLSSDWQGAGFGPAFDGSNIEYYDHTYRPYNAVKNNFKDTYDLGFNSNTNVAISGGNDKTTFYTSLSYKYNEGTLPNNSFNRLSAMAKASHDITSKVNLEASITFANSNPKNAQPNVGEYYIDGTWPRAYDPSYFKHKYKGNHGGLASTDFGDEYGTVPGRSLWWNVYENEYTQKETSVRPGLILNAKITDWVSFRAEGTYNYYYRRSEEKDLGTGYANTNSGYYGMNMYTKEQTNFNAAFNFNKPLGDWYVGGFVRGEYYNNIEQATSMNTSGGLIVPGQYFLGNSKDAVSYNGNISGQKRMLSVAFQGSVSWKNQVYLDVTGRNDWSSALVYSDKHGDYSYFYPSVSGSWLLHETFKLPSAISFAKVRASWAQVGNDTDPYIINTAYSLGTSNTLNGNVYSLSLNNTVFSNNLKPERKNAWEVGLDWRFFNNRIGLDATYYKENTKNQIMTISVPYVSGISAQKINAGNIQNQGVELALNTVPFQNKDWKWTLDFTYTKNQNKIISLHKNVADYITLDGTPDYGNYRIGSVAKVGYSYGILMSDSKKAIDEKTGLPILKWSDSNRYAYYARSGKVEEVGSMIPDFLGSLSTSLSYKNWSINASFDMRFGGYVASYGSRYGTAYGYTKASLRYSAPEYGGTTWTSKFDNLTYDDGVIPEGIFPAGTKITQADGSSYTVATGGETFKDLLGKGKIEPTHASIWNYRVNSWGQGVVNDDWVSKLNYIALREVSLNYRVPDSFSRKLKANSINLTLTGRNLGYLLNNMPNGENPESVRGTSATEFRVRTFSGYTANYMFTINANF
- a CDS encoding alpha-L-fucosidase translates to MKKKDILIRTVFFTAGLLLLSPSIKLQAQQGFVHQRSTEYQWPEEKNVLNQLDKWQDMKFGVLFHWGLYSIPGIVESWSICSEDVDWIPRDSTIAYEDYKKAYYKLIDKFNPTDFNPEQWAEVIKAGGMKYMIFTTKHHDGFNLFNTKQTNFSIMNSAFKDNPKADVAKYVFDAFRKKDFMIGAYFSKPDWHCEYYWWPRYATPNRNVNYNINRHPEQWKAFQKFTYNQIEELMSNYGKIDILWLDGGWVAAPRQDIKMESIAKMARSHQTDLLIVDRTIHGKYENYQTPERSIPDQQLPYPWESCMPLSPDWGWTPNAKFKTANAVITDLIEVVAKGGNLLLGVGPTPKGLIQPEVEVILKEIGQWLKINGEGIYNTRITPVYKNKNNDIWFTASKDGKTLYALYIQGQNNPLPESIEWEKNIPVKGTAITLLHTGKKVKWTQEGDKVKVQLPRLSKYDKKPLVFSFKIKK